The window TTGAAAAAATAAAAAGAATACTTGAATCCGAATGCGATTACACGCCGGTTGAGGAATTTTTCCAGGAAGACCTTTTGGACAACCACTACCATCTTATTTTTAAAAGACGGATGACCGTTGAAGTTCACTGGAACCTTGTGAAGCGGTATTTTTCCATTCCGGAAGAGTTCTGGTGGAAATCAGCCTTTCCTGTTGAGTGGGAGGGAGAACATATAATGGATCTAACCATTGAGAACAATATCCTGTATCAGGTTTTCAGGCTGTTTGACCATTGCTTTCATCCCTTGCGTTTCTTTGTTCTGCTCAGCGCTTTGATCGAAAAACATTATGACCACATCAACTGGGTGTGTTTACTCCGGAGGGCAGACCGGTTTGGGATGGGAAAATTGGTTGTCTTCACGTTACATATTTTAAGAGATTTGCTGGGAACGTCCGTACCCGATATGATATCAGCCTCACGCACCCGGGGATATACGGTATTCAGGTGCTTTGTAGTTTCAGGAATCTTTTCCGGGGTCCGCCGGAAGCATTTAAGGATGATGGTCTATACGCTGATGCTTATTGAAACAAGAACCGTTGTAAGGATTTTTTTGGGCAGGCTTTTCCCGTCAACCGGAGAATTGCGTCTGAGATACAACTTGTCTCCCAAATCGAAAACAATCTATTTATACTATATGTTAAATCCGTTCCTTTTGATTTTTAAATCAAAAGATAGAGGGAAAAATGCTTAGAGAAAACGGAACATTAACGCTGGATTTGCAAAAAGCCCTGGATGTTATTATCACGGTATTTTCCTTTATTGCAGCTTACTTCCTCAAAAAGTATCTATTGTCGAAGGGAGTGGGAGGGTTGTCTATTGCACCCAACTATTACCTGATTCTGATGCTTATCATAATTTCGTGGCATATATCCTTCAAATGGATGGGGCTGTATATGTCCTACCGGGAGAGACCATTCTGGGATTTTTTTACAGCCATTGTAAGATCGAATCTTTTGGGTATGATCATCGTCAGTATTGTCATGTATGCTCTGCATATCCAGGGGGTGAGCCGTCTTTTAATGGGTGTTTTTCTGGTTCTCAATATTTGTTTTTTAACCCTGTCTAAATTTGTGGTGTTCAAAACCCTGGAACGGCTCAGGACAGACGGGTTTAATACCCGCAGTGTGCTGATCGTGGGCAGCAAGGAACGGGCAAAGGAGGTGATCCGGGCCATTGAAAAGCATAAGGCAACCGGGTATCGGGTCATAGGCTGTTTTGAGGTTGAAGAACAGCTTTTGGGAGAAACAGTGGAAAACGGGCATAAGGTGATCGGCCTGATCAGGGATCTGGAAACTTATTTGAGACACAATATTGTCGATGAACTGATATTTGCCATGCCGTTGAAAAAGATTAAAAAGGGGGACCGGTATCTGGCGTTGGCGGAAGGTATGGGTATCAAGGTTAGGATCATACCGGACTGGGAGATTCATTATTTGATGTACCGGCCCAATGTGGCGACTATCCGGTTTGAATCATTTCTGGGTGTTTATAATATGAGCCTGCAGTCCACGCCCAGGAATGAAGGTGCGATTTTGATCAAAAACGTACTTGGTTACGTGGGGGCTTTTATCATCACTTTTTTGCTGCTGCCGGTTTTTATCGCCATTGCCGTTGCCATTAAGCGATCATCTGACGGGCCGGTCTTTTACACCCAGGAGAGGCTGGGCATGAACGGCAGAAAATTCAAACTCTATAAGTTTCGGACCATGGTTAACGATGCCGATAAAATCCGTGATGCCCTTGAAGAACAAAACGAGATGGACGGGCCTGTATTTAAAATGAAAAATGATCCCAGGATTATTCCCGGGGTTGGCGAATTTTTGCGGAAGACCTCTCTGGATGAACTTCCCCAGTTGTTTAACGTGCTCAAGGGCCAGATGTGTCTTGTGGGGCCAAGGCCGCCCATCCCCAAGGAAGTGGATGAGTATTCGGTGTGGCACCGGCGGCGGCTCTCCATGAAACCGGGTATGACTTGTCTGTGGCAGATTGCACCCAATCGTAATGATTTGAGTTTTGAAGAGTGGATGAAACTGGATTTAAAATATATTGACAACTGGTCTTTGTTCAATGACTTTAAAATTCTGGTGCTCACAGCCCGGGCTGTGCTGACCCGGTCCGGCAGGTAAGCCAAAACTTCCTATTTTCATTTGTGAAATACCTTTTTGTAATTTTTGTTTTTCTGGTTCTGGGTACGGTTCTCAGCCACAAATGGATTGATCGGTATGAAGCAGCCGGACCGGATATGCTCACAGATCAATGGGAGGTTCGGGGGGAGGTTCGGGCCGGGGCAGATTGTCAGGGTATAGTACGAAACAACGATTTTCTTTTTTTGGAATCCCTGAACTTTTTGAAAAGTGTAAGTATTTGCCAGGCAGTATCCGGGTTTAAACCGGGGATGGTTCTTCTTTTATCCGCAACAATAAGAGTTGAAAAGGTGGTGCCGGGCCCGAAGCCTTGGAACAGGGCAAGGCTGCTGCTTCTACAGAATGATGGGAAAAGGAATCGATGGGATTTTCCTCATCATGTTGGGAAACCCTTTGAAGGTTCCATGAACTGGAAACGATTTGGTGCTGTTTTTACTGTGAGCCCTTTAACTGAGAAGTTAAACGTGGTGGCGCAGATGAACCAATGCCGGGGCATCTTTGAGTTAAAAGATATTCATCTTGTGCCTGTCATTGAGAGCGCTGGCTATATCCGGGCTCGAAGGGTTGTTCTGTTCTTATGGGCCGTGTTTGGCCTTGTTTTTATAAGCGCTGTTTTTGTCCGGATCAGGAAATCAACTCTTCTTAAAGTTGTTTTGGGACTTGTTTGTGCCGGCATCATTTTCGGCACCACCATGCCGGCAGGAATGAAAAAAGAAATGGTCAAGGATGTCAAAGCTGGTGCTGAAATTGCAAAACAAACAATTGTAACCACAGATAAAAAAGAAATTCCGTGGCAGCCTGAAAAAGTGGGCCATTTCTGTCTTTTTGCTTTGTTTGGATTTATATTGATCAATGTTCTTGAACAGGATGGCGGATATACTGCTCTGGTCTACATGCTCATGGTTGCGGCGGGCACAGAGTTTGCGCAAGTTTATATAGACGGACGCACCGGGTCTTTGGGGGACTTTTTTATTGATACTTCCGGATGCTGCCTGGGGATAATGATTTTTGTTCTATGCCGGAGATTTAAAAACAAAAAAGGTAACGGGTGATGGAAATGAAAAAAGATTTTCTTATTATTTTGGCCTTACTGATCTTTGCAGTGATGGGAATTTATGTGTCATGTACGGGAACAGAAACAGACACCACAATAGAAAAAAAAATCAACAAAACAGCATTAATTACCCCGGCAGGAATACAATAATATCATTAGCTTAAGGATTTTCAGCAAGTGTCTATTCTTATTTGACAACGGCATAAAGGGACAATAAAGTAGTTTTATGACCTACTTTTATTGGGGTGGAGATTATGAAAACAATTACGGCCTCAAATGCCAACCGTAAATTCTCCAGTTTGCTTCGCGATGTAAATAATGGTGAAGATATCACGATCACTTCACGGGGTAAGCCTGTCGCAAAAATTATTCCTGTGAAATCAACCGTAATGCAAAAAAAGGCAATGAAAAATCTTCTTTTATCACGCCTGAAAACCCAGGCTGTCACTGGATTCCGAAATTGGACTCGGGACGAGTTATACGATGATGTATTATGATATCGGATACGGAGATCGGGCCGGATATGCTTTCAGATCAATGGATTATACAATAAACGTATAACAAAGAGATAACAGCGATGAAAATAAATTTTTTCACCATTCTGATTCTGCTGAGCCTTGCTGTTATCGGGGTATATGTGTCATGCACAGGCACGCAAACAGACGCCACCGCCGGCAA is drawn from uncultured Desulfobacter sp. and contains these coding sequences:
- a CDS encoding nucleotidyltransferase family protein; translation: MECEVAGFVYRNVKLLDLDLKEIKDKLEPVYQEAALNNMAALKETIVVLKSLSAHDIPVIPLKGVYASDKIFRDFGVYPSSDIDLLVPLNLLEKIKRILESECDYTPVEEFFQEDLLDNHYHLIFKRRMTVEVHWNLVKRYFSIPEEFWWKSAFPVEWEGEHIMDLTIENNILYQVFRLFDHCFHPLRFFVLLSALIEKHYDHINWVCLLRRADRFGMGKLVVFTLHILRDLLGTSVPDMISASRTRGYTVFRCFVVSGIFSGVRRKHLRMMVYTLMLIETRTVVRIFLGRLFPSTGELRLRYNLSPKSKTIYLYYMLNPFLLIFKSKDRGKNA
- a CDS encoding sugar transferase produces the protein MLRENGTLTLDLQKALDVIITVFSFIAAYFLKKYLLSKGVGGLSIAPNYYLILMLIIISWHISFKWMGLYMSYRERPFWDFFTAIVRSNLLGMIIVSIVMYALHIQGVSRLLMGVFLVLNICFLTLSKFVVFKTLERLRTDGFNTRSVLIVGSKERAKEVIRAIEKHKATGYRVIGCFEVEEQLLGETVENGHKVIGLIRDLETYLRHNIVDELIFAMPLKKIKKGDRYLALAEGMGIKVRIIPDWEIHYLMYRPNVATIRFESFLGVYNMSLQSTPRNEGAILIKNVLGYVGAFIITFLLLPVFIAIAVAIKRSSDGPVFYTQERLGMNGRKFKLYKFRTMVNDADKIRDALEEQNEMDGPVFKMKNDPRIIPGVGEFLRKTSLDELPQLFNVLKGQMCLVGPRPPIPKEVDEYSVWHRRRLSMKPGMTCLWQIAPNRNDLSFEEWMKLDLKYIDNWSLFNDFKILVLTARAVLTRSGR
- a CDS encoding VanZ family protein, with the translated sequence MLTDQWEVRGEVRAGADCQGIVRNNDFLFLESLNFLKSVSICQAVSGFKPGMVLLLSATIRVEKVVPGPKPWNRARLLLLQNDGKRNRWDFPHHVGKPFEGSMNWKRFGAVFTVSPLTEKLNVVAQMNQCRGIFELKDIHLVPVIESAGYIRARRVVLFLWAVFGLVFISAVFVRIRKSTLLKVVLGLVCAGIIFGTTMPAGMKKEMVKDVKAGAEIAKQTIVTTDKKEIPWQPEKVGHFCLFALFGFILINVLEQDGGYTALVYMLMVAAGTEFAQVYIDGRTGSLGDFFIDTSGCCLGIMIFVLCRRFKNKKGNG
- a CDS encoding type II toxin-antitoxin system prevent-host-death family antitoxin — protein: MKTITASNANRKFSSLLRDVNNGEDITITSRGKPVAKIIPVKSTVMQKKAMKNLLLSRLKTQAVTGFRNWTRDELYDDVL